Proteins co-encoded in one Nematostella vectensis chromosome 15, jaNemVect1.1, whole genome shotgun sequence genomic window:
- the LOC116618441 gene encoding mucin-19 isoform X2, with protein MQSSIPVARHVRHAHGHKKHAAANASKRERAAKPTKPAHRKQQPYNPGFNQIPAGQQYGQPLGMEGGMPYGQQPMGGAMGYGQGMGYGQGMGYGQAMPGQMPGQYGQAGFGARAPMGQPSIQLQGVTAVDGTPPDLQAHEAACCASAAPSLTAGQASTGSSCCQSAAPPPCCMTANPGTNTQVGLQTPEAACCATVTPSLTAGQAIMGSSCCQSPAPPPCCMTLKPGPEKEIELQAGGQKYKLKVKLEKAGQAAPSAPAGLNQAPTSSPSASTNPTPTTAETAGTSGAPTSVPPASSAPASGAPPSGAPASGATTPTTGPISGAPASNGPTSGSTGANQPTSGSTSANPTTSSATGSQPSTPSGDPNLDECRKNTLNTHNAKRAIHNAPKMTLKDDLNKGAQDYAVKLAAKMQAGSGLLHSADDERPNQGENLAWGCFPGDKVYSCVKATTEWYNEVKDYDFNNPGFSGATGHFTQVVWKGSSELGVGRAKYKEAQGANTCYVVVGRYRPPGNMAGAFPANVLKGSYSG; from the exons ATGCAAAGTTCGATCCCAG TCGCACGTCATGTCAGACATGCGCATGGTCACAAAAAGCACGCCGCTGCCAATGCATCCAAGCGCGAGAGGGCGGCAAAACCAACGAAACCTGCTCATCGCAAGCAGCAGCCGTACAACCCAGGATTTAACCAGATACCCGCTGGACAGCAATACGGGCAGCCGCTAGGAATGGAAGGGGGCATGCCTTACGGGCAGCAACCTATGGGTGGGGCCATGGGGTATGGTCAGGGTATGGGCTATGGTCAGGGTATGGGCTATGGCCAAGCTATGCCTGGACAGATGCCCGGACAGTACGGACAAGCGGGTTTCGGGGCAAGGGCACCTATGGGTCAACCGTCGATTCAGCTTCAAGGAG TAACTGCCGTGGATGGCACACCACCAGATCTTCAAGCCCACGAGGCCGCATGTTGCGCAAGCGCAGCACCATCCCTCACCGCTGGCCAGGCAAGTACGGGCTCAAGCTGCTGCCAGTCTGCAGCCCCTCCTCCGTGTTGTATGACCGCGAATCCTGGAACCAACACACAAGTAGGTCTTCAAACCCCAGAGGCTGCATGTTGCGCAACCGTCACACCATCCCTAACCGCTGGCCAGGCAATTATGGGCTCAAGCTGTTGCCAGTCTCCAGCCCCTCCTCCGTGTTGTATGACCCTGAAGCCTGGACCTGAGAAGGAAATAGAGCTACAGGCAGGAGGGCAAAAATATAAGCTGAAGGTCAAACTAGAAAAGGCAGGACAAGCTGCCCCGAGTGCGCCAGCAG GGCTCAATCAAGCACCTACATCCTCTCCAAGTGCATCTACAAATCCTACTCCAACTACAGCCGAAACAGCTGGAACTTCCGGTGCTCCAACTTCCGTTCCACCAGCCTCTAGTGCACCAGCTTCCGGTGCACCACCTTCCGGTGCACCAGCTTCCGGTGCAACCACTCCAACAACTGGCCCAATCTCTGGTGCACCCGCTTCAAACGGGCCCACTTCCGGTTCCACCGGCGCGAATCAACCAACTTCCGGTTCTACTAGCGCGAACCCAACAACTTCCAGTGCAACTGGATCCCAGCCTTCTACTCCTTCAGGAG ATCCCAATCTCGATGAATGCCGCAAGAATACTTTGAATACCCACAATGCAAAGCGAGCCATTCATAACGCGCCAAAGATGACCCTCAAAGATGACCTGAATAAGGGGGCCCAGGACTACGCGGTCAAACTAGCCGCCAAGATGCAGGCAGGTTCGGGTCTCCTGCATTCTGCAGACGACGAGAGACCTAACCAGGGCGAGAACCTCGCATGGGGGTGCTTTCCTGGGG ATAAAGTCTATAGCTGCGTCAAGGCGACAACAGAATGGTACAACGAGGTCAAGGATTATGACTTTAACAATCCCGGCTTCAGTGGAGCGACCGGTCATTTTACGCAGGTTGTGTGGAAGGGGAGTAGCGAGCTTGGAGTTGGACGCGCTAAGTACAAAGAAG CTCAAGGTGCCAATACGTGCTACGTGGTTGTCGGTCGGTACCGCCCTCCCGGGAACATGGCCGGGGCTTTCCCAGCTAATGTCCTGAAAGGATCATACAGTGGTTGA
- the LOC116618441 gene encoding mucin-19 isoform X1, protein MISRRCGLIGLLFLCFLLEFTVARHVRHAHGHKKHAAANASKRERAAKPTKPAHRKQQPYNPGFNQIPAGQQYGQPLGMEGGMPYGQQPMGGAMGYGQGMGYGQGMGYGQAMPGQMPGQYGQAGFGARAPMGQPSIQLQGVTAVDGTPPDLQAHEAACCASAAPSLTAGQASTGSSCCQSAAPPPCCMTANPGTNTQVGLQTPEAACCATVTPSLTAGQAIMGSSCCQSPAPPPCCMTLKPGPEKEIELQAGGQKYKLKVKLEKAGQAAPSAPAGLNQAPTSSPSASTNPTPTTAETAGTSGAPTSVPPASSAPASGAPPSGAPASGATTPTTGPISGAPASNGPTSGSTGANQPTSGSTSANPTTSSATGSQPSTPSGDPNLDECRKNTLNTHNAKRAIHNAPKMTLKDDLNKGAQDYAVKLAAKMQAGSGLLHSADDERPNQGENLAWGCFPGDKVYSCVKATTEWYNEVKDYDFNNPGFSGATGHFTQVVWKGSSELGVGRAKYKEAQGANTCYVVVGRYRPPGNMAGAFPANVLKGSYSG, encoded by the exons ATGATTTCCCGTCGCTGCGGCCTCATAGGCCTTCTTTTCCTATGTTTTCTACTGGAATTCACAG TCGCACGTCATGTCAGACATGCGCATGGTCACAAAAAGCACGCCGCTGCCAATGCATCCAAGCGCGAGAGGGCGGCAAAACCAACGAAACCTGCTCATCGCAAGCAGCAGCCGTACAACCCAGGATTTAACCAGATACCCGCTGGACAGCAATACGGGCAGCCGCTAGGAATGGAAGGGGGCATGCCTTACGGGCAGCAACCTATGGGTGGGGCCATGGGGTATGGTCAGGGTATGGGCTATGGTCAGGGTATGGGCTATGGCCAAGCTATGCCTGGACAGATGCCCGGACAGTACGGACAAGCGGGTTTCGGGGCAAGGGCACCTATGGGTCAACCGTCGATTCAGCTTCAAGGAG TAACTGCCGTGGATGGCACACCACCAGATCTTCAAGCCCACGAGGCCGCATGTTGCGCAAGCGCAGCACCATCCCTCACCGCTGGCCAGGCAAGTACGGGCTCAAGCTGCTGCCAGTCTGCAGCCCCTCCTCCGTGTTGTATGACCGCGAATCCTGGAACCAACACACAAGTAGGTCTTCAAACCCCAGAGGCTGCATGTTGCGCAACCGTCACACCATCCCTAACCGCTGGCCAGGCAATTATGGGCTCAAGCTGTTGCCAGTCTCCAGCCCCTCCTCCGTGTTGTATGACCCTGAAGCCTGGACCTGAGAAGGAAATAGAGCTACAGGCAGGAGGGCAAAAATATAAGCTGAAGGTCAAACTAGAAAAGGCAGGACAAGCTGCCCCGAGTGCGCCAGCAG GGCTCAATCAAGCACCTACATCCTCTCCAAGTGCATCTACAAATCCTACTCCAACTACAGCCGAAACAGCTGGAACTTCCGGTGCTCCAACTTCCGTTCCACCAGCCTCTAGTGCACCAGCTTCCGGTGCACCACCTTCCGGTGCACCAGCTTCCGGTGCAACCACTCCAACAACTGGCCCAATCTCTGGTGCACCCGCTTCAAACGGGCCCACTTCCGGTTCCACCGGCGCGAATCAACCAACTTCCGGTTCTACTAGCGCGAACCCAACAACTTCCAGTGCAACTGGATCCCAGCCTTCTACTCCTTCAGGAG ATCCCAATCTCGATGAATGCCGCAAGAATACTTTGAATACCCACAATGCAAAGCGAGCCATTCATAACGCGCCAAAGATGACCCTCAAAGATGACCTGAATAAGGGGGCCCAGGACTACGCGGTCAAACTAGCCGCCAAGATGCAGGCAGGTTCGGGTCTCCTGCATTCTGCAGACGACGAGAGACCTAACCAGGGCGAGAACCTCGCATGGGGGTGCTTTCCTGGGG ATAAAGTCTATAGCTGCGTCAAGGCGACAACAGAATGGTACAACGAGGTCAAGGATTATGACTTTAACAATCCCGGCTTCAGTGGAGCGACCGGTCATTTTACGCAGGTTGTGTGGAAGGGGAGTAGCGAGCTTGGAGTTGGACGCGCTAAGTACAAAGAAG CTCAAGGTGCCAATACGTGCTACGTGGTTGTCGGTCGGTACCGCCCTCCCGGGAACATGGCCGGGGCTTTCCCAGCTAATGTCCTGAAAGGATCATACAGTGGTTGA
- the LOC5506090 gene encoding zinc metalloproteinase nas-15, giving the protein MEQNFVKAIVLMVILRFATSLPVERFAFDTSNDNSPSGAYIEEENPQSSKMVEGDIYLDSSTTRIMDQLMSPSREALVDPVSRWPNGRLPYKFGAVSNSVKEAFRAAIDEYEANTCIRFVERTDETDYILVVSEGGCWSPIGRSGGQQKLSLGTYCDRKGTAMHELMHTLGFFHEQSRRDRDNYITIHWDNIQSDKQFNFQKYEHGKVDTLGAPYDYGSIMHYPMFAFSSNGRATIVPKDPTASIGQRSGFSKVDLQQLNKLYCSSATSIPPTTAAPTKAPCKDEYSSCYFYANWYDYCRLYPTYMNKYCQKSCGFC; this is encoded by the exons ATGGAGCAAAACTTTGTTAAAGCTATCGTGCTCATGGTTATACTTAGGTTTGCTACATCACTACCTGTGGAGAGGTTCGCCTTTGACACAAGTAATG ACAATTCACCATCCGGAGCGTACATAGAAGAAGAGAATC CTCAAAGCAGCAAAATGGTGGAGGGTGATATCTATCTAGATTCCAGCACCACTAGAATAATGGACCAGCTAATGAGCCCCAGCAGAGAGGCCCTTGTAGACCCTGTAAGCCGCTGGCCAAATGGGCGCCTGCCGTACAAGTTTGGAGCTGTTAGTAACTCAGTTAAAGAGGCTTTCCGCGCTGCTATTGACGAGTACGAGGCAAACACATGCATTCGATTTGTGGAGCGTACAGACGAGACGGATTACATATTGGTAGTCagtgaaggagg ATGCTGGTCTCCTATTGGTCGGAGTGGCGGTCAGCAAAAGTTATCCCTCGGTACATACTGTGATCGCAAAGGCACCGCTATGCATGAGTTGATGCATACATTGGGCTTCTTCCATGAACAGTCACGCCGTGACCGTGACAACTACATCACCATCCATTGGGATAACATACAGTCAG ACAAACAGTTTAACTTCCAGAAGTACGAGCATGGCAAGGTCGACACGCTCGGTGCACCGTACGACTACGGCAGCATCATGCACTACCCCATGTTCGCCTTCAGCAGCAACGGTAGAGCGACCATCGTTCCTAAAGATCCTACCGCTAGCATCGGGCAAAGGAGCGGCTTCAGCAAGGTGGACTTACAGCAGCTCAACAAGCTGTATTGTAGCAGCGCCACGTCGATTCCACCGACCACTGCCGCGCCGACTAAAG CTCCTTGTAAGGACGAATACAGCTCGTGTTATTTCTACGCCAATTGGTACGATTACTGTCGTCTTTATCCAACCTACATGAACAAGTACTGCCAGAAAAGCTGCGGATTCTGCTAA